Proteins encoded within one genomic window of Empedobacter falsenii:
- a CDS encoding IMPACT family protein has protein sequence MTDNYRTIEKAVEDVIFKELGSKFINFAYPVENEDDIKIYLDQLREIHPDANHHCYAYALGIDGKNHRANDDGEPSGSAGLPIYNQILSSEITNVLIVSVRYFGGTKLGIPGLVKAYKYAAQVVLEEANIVEKFVSKRVKMVFNYDQQGIVERNVDRISGEIKDKHFSDKCMFTISVRESKLDEFIRMFDEYYQMEIKIID, from the coding sequence ATGACGGACAATTATCGTACAATCGAGAAAGCTGTGGAAGATGTAATTTTCAAAGAATTGGGTAGTAAGTTTATTAATTTTGCTTATCCTGTTGAAAATGAAGATGACATCAAAATTTATTTGGATCAATTGCGCGAAATTCATCCCGACGCCAATCATCATTGTTACGCGTACGCACTTGGAATTGATGGTAAAAATCATCGTGCAAATGATGATGGAGAGCCAAGCGGCTCGGCTGGTTTACCAATTTATAATCAAATTTTATCAAGTGAAATCACCAATGTTTTGATTGTTTCTGTACGCTATTTTGGCGGAACAAAATTAGGAATTCCTGGTTTGGTAAAAGCGTATAAATATGCGGCACAAGTTGTGTTGGAAGAAGCAAATATTGTAGAAAAATTTGTTTCTAAACGTGTGAAAATGGTTTTTAATTATGATCAACAAGGAATTGTAGAGCGCAATGTCGATCGTATTTCTGGAGAGATTAAAGACAAACATTTTTCTGATAAATGCATGTTTACAATTTCGGTAAGAGAAAGTAAATTGGACGAATTTATTCGCATGTTTGACGAATATTATCAAATGGAAATTAAAATTATTGACTAA
- a CDS encoding helix-turn-helix domain-containing protein, with the protein MAIIINLDVMMAKRKMSLNDLSEKVGITLSNLSILKNGKAKAIRFETLNAICKALDCKPGDIIDYTED; encoded by the coding sequence ATGGCAATTATTATCAATTTAGATGTCATGATGGCAAAACGTAAAATGTCTTTGAATGATTTGAGTGAAAAAGTTGGTATTACATTATCTAACTTATCTATTCTAAAAAATGGAAAAGCTAAAGCCATTCGCTTCGAAACTTTGAATGCAATTTGCAAAGCTTTAGATTGTAAACCAGGTGATATTATTGACTATACGGAAGATTAA
- a CDS encoding shikimate dehydrogenase family protein, giving the protein MRQFGLIGRNISYSFSKSYFAEKFKNENIVDAVYNVFDLQQIDEVEKVFETEGLVGFNVTIPYKQEIIPFLDELSPEAKAIGAVNTVLIKDGKRIGHNTDCYGFHHSIEPLLEPHHKKGLVLGNGGAAKAVFYILDLLKIDYKIVSRTKTENHYSYDELNKEIIQNHQIIVNCSPVGTFPTIENAPLLPYQFINENHLLYDLIYNPPLTKFLENGQQNGAKIKNGHEMLVLQAEKAWEIWNNRTK; this is encoded by the coding sequence ATGAGACAATTTGGATTAATCGGAAGAAATATTTCTTATTCATTTTCTAAATCTTATTTTGCTGAAAAATTTAAAAACGAGAACATTGTAGACGCTGTCTACAATGTTTTTGATTTACAGCAAATCGATGAAGTAGAAAAAGTATTCGAAACCGAAGGTTTAGTGGGCTTTAATGTCACAATTCCTTACAAACAAGAAATCATTCCATTTTTGGACGAATTATCGCCAGAAGCCAAAGCAATTGGTGCGGTAAATACGGTTTTAATAAAAGATGGAAAACGAATCGGACATAATACAGATTGTTACGGTTTTCATCATTCGATAGAACCTCTTTTAGAACCTCATCACAAAAAAGGGTTGGTTTTAGGAAATGGAGGCGCTGCAAAAGCGGTTTTTTATATTCTTGATTTATTGAAAATTGACTATAAAATTGTTTCGAGAACAAAAACCGAAAATCATTATTCTTATGATGAATTAAATAAAGAAATCATTCAGAATCATCAAATTATTGTAAATTGTTCGCCAGTTGGTACTTTTCCAACTATTGAAAACGCTCCACTTCTACCCTATCAATTTATTAACGAAAATCATCTATTGTACGACTTGATTTACAATCCACCATTGACAAAATTTTTAGAAAATGGTCAACAAAACGGAGCCAAAATAAAAAATGGTCACGAAATGTTGGTTCTACAAGCTGAAAAAGCTTGGGAAATTTGGAATAATCGTACAAAATAG
- the murA gene encoding UDP-N-acetylglucosamine 1-carboxyvinyltransferase yields MATFQIKGGKPLKGEITPQGAKNEVLQILCAVLLTNEQVRVKNIPDIRDVNRLIEILGDLGVKTQKNGKGDFTFQADELRLDYLKGKQFRKDGAALRGSIMLMGPLLARFGEAFMPKPGGDKIGRRRLDTHFEGFFALGAKYRFNPDEDFYGVEVDENGLQGSYMLLEEASVTGTANIIMAAVLAKGTTTIYNAACEPYIQQLCKMLNRMGAKISGISSNLLTIEGVDKLGGTEHTCLPDMIEIGSWIGLAAMTKSELTIKNVSWENLGVIPDVFRKLGIKLERRDDDIYIPAQEHYEIERFIDGSILTISDAPWPGFTPDLLSIILVIATQAKGSVLIHQKMFESRLFFVDKLIDMGAQIILCDPHRATVIGLNHETPLKGAELTSPDIRAGMSLLIAALSAKGKTVIHNIDQIDRGYEDIDVRLRAIGADIIRA; encoded by the coding sequence ATGGCTACATTTCAAATAAAGGGAGGGAAACCTTTGAAAGGAGAAATTACTCCGCAAGGTGCTAAAAATGAAGTACTACAAATTTTATGTGCGGTTTTATTAACCAATGAACAAGTTCGTGTTAAAAATATTCCAGACATTCGAGATGTCAATCGTTTGATTGAAATTTTGGGTGATTTAGGCGTAAAAACACAAAAAAATGGAAAAGGAGATTTCACTTTTCAAGCTGACGAATTACGATTAGATTATTTAAAAGGAAAACAATTTCGCAAAGATGGTGCTGCATTACGTGGATCAATCATGTTAATGGGACCACTTTTAGCTCGTTTCGGAGAAGCTTTTATGCCAAAACCAGGAGGAGATAAAATTGGACGTCGTCGTTTAGATACGCACTTCGAAGGTTTCTTTGCTTTAGGAGCTAAATATCGTTTCAATCCTGACGAAGATTTCTATGGTGTAGAAGTAGACGAAAACGGATTGCAAGGTTCTTATATGTTATTAGAAGAAGCTTCTGTAACAGGAACTGCAAATATTATTATGGCTGCAGTTTTAGCGAAAGGAACAACAACTATTTACAACGCTGCATGTGAGCCTTACATTCAACAATTATGTAAAATGTTGAACAGAATGGGTGCTAAAATTTCTGGAATTTCTTCGAATCTTTTAACGATTGAAGGAGTTGATAAATTAGGTGGAACTGAACATACATGTTTACCAGATATGATCGAAATTGGATCTTGGATTGGTTTAGCAGCAATGACAAAATCTGAATTAACAATCAAAAATGTTTCGTGGGAAAATTTAGGTGTTATTCCAGATGTTTTCAGAAAATTAGGAATCAAATTAGAACGACGCGATGACGATATTTATATTCCAGCTCAAGAACATTACGAAATCGAGCGTTTTATTGACGGTTCTATTTTAACTATTTCTGATGCGCCATGGCCAGGATTTACGCCAGATTTATTGTCAATTATTTTGGTAATTGCCACTCAAGCAAAAGGAAGCGTTTTGATCCACCAAAAAATGTTCGAGTCTCGTTTATTCTTCGTTGATAAATTAATCGATATGGGTGCGCAAATTATTTTATGTGATCCGCACCGTGCAACAGTAATTGGTCTTAATCACGAAACACCGTTGAAAGGAGCTGAATTAACTTCGCCAGATATTCGTGCCGGTATGTCTTTATTGATTGCTGCACTTTCTGCGAAAGGAAAAACTGTTATTCATAATATCGATCAAATTGACCGTGGTTACGAAGATATCGATGTACGTTTACGTGCTATTGGAGCTGATATAATTAGGGCTTAA
- the ribD gene encoding bifunctional diaminohydroxyphosphoribosylaminopyrimidine deaminase/5-amino-6-(5-phosphoribosylamino)uracil reductase RibD: MTQQSIDEQYMARCIQIATNGLGTTYPNPFVGSIIVHNNKIIGEGFTSEYGGPHAEVNAINSIKNQELLKESTLYVTLEPCSHHGKTPPCADLIIKKEIPKVVIGTLDPFAKVNGQGYLRLLKNGVDVTLGVLEKECIKLNKRFITFHQKKRPYIILKWAQTEDGYMGRDDVQLWITNHYTKQLVHKWRTEEQAILVGKNTALIDNPQLNTRLWEGNNPLRIAIDKNLAIPRSFHLFDQTQPTVIFNSIEKCSEENLELVQLDFTQKILPQVMDYLYENNIQSLIIEGGSDTIQHFIDADLWDEARILSSDTIWNEGILAPRLKGTRTEKHRFLNDELNIFENRIEIEEP; encoded by the coding sequence ATGACACAACAATCTATCGATGAGCAATATATGGCTCGTTGTATACAAATTGCAACAAACGGGTTAGGAACAACATATCCTAATCCGTTTGTTGGTTCTATTATTGTACATAACAACAAAATTATAGGCGAAGGTTTTACGTCAGAATATGGTGGACCGCACGCCGAAGTGAACGCAATTAATTCGATTAAAAATCAAGAATTATTAAAGGAATCTACGTTATATGTTACGTTAGAACCTTGTTCACATCACGGAAAAACACCTCCTTGTGCGGATTTGATTATAAAAAAAGAAATTCCAAAAGTCGTGATTGGAACTTTAGATCCTTTTGCGAAAGTGAATGGGCAAGGTTATTTGCGTTTGCTGAAAAATGGTGTTGATGTAACGCTGGGTGTTTTGGAAAAAGAATGCATCAAACTTAATAAACGTTTTATAACTTTTCATCAGAAAAAACGTCCATATATTATTTTAAAATGGGCGCAAACCGAAGATGGATACATGGGACGCGATGATGTGCAATTGTGGATTACAAATCATTATACAAAACAGTTGGTGCATAAATGGCGAACAGAAGAACAAGCTATTTTGGTTGGAAAAAACACCGCTTTGATTGATAATCCTCAGCTTAACACGCGATTATGGGAAGGTAATAATCCGTTGAGAATTGCGATTGACAAAAACTTAGCGATTCCGAGAAGTTTCCATTTGTTTGATCAAACGCAACCTACTGTTATTTTTAATTCTATTGAAAAATGTTCTGAAGAAAATTTAGAACTTGTTCAACTAGATTTTACGCAAAAAATATTGCCTCAAGTAATGGATTATTTATACGAAAATAATATTCAATCCTTGATTATTGAAGGTGGAAGTGATACCATACAACATTTTATTGATGCCGATTTGTGGGACGAAGCACGAATTTTGAGTTCGGATACCATCTGGAATGAAGGAATTTTAGCTCCTCGACTAAAAGGAACTCGAACTGAAAAACATCGCTTTTTAAATGATGAATTAAATATTTTCGAAAATAGAATAGAAATTGAAGAACCTTAG
- a CDS encoding DUF2975 domain-containing protein, with amino-acid sequence MKNKLLLNMETKSKFYLKLIGVLLITLPFIDFFFNNGLNDFKRGLNDGNSKRNYEYFNVIPKNSVNNTISIPRIDGDILTNEISLEVYTDRSLDIYPFYIWVLYLLLGVVIVFYLFSTIRLIKRFINGELFEKSTYNTLLYNGFAVISFTLIDSLLNFIKNNQLEKYLVNSNFIISENNMINISSLSAGLFTLVFAIALKQSIQMKQENDLTI; translated from the coding sequence TTGAAAAATAAATTATTACTAAATATGGAAACTAAATCTAAATTTTATTTAAAATTAATTGGAGTATTACTAATCACTCTACCTTTTATTGATTTCTTTTTTAATAATGGATTAAATGATTTCAAAAGAGGTTTGAATGATGGAAATTCAAAAAGAAATTATGAATATTTTAATGTCATTCCAAAAAATAGTGTCAATAACACTATTTCTATTCCAAGAATAGATGGAGACATTTTAACAAACGAAATTAGTTTAGAAGTATATACTGATAGAAGTCTAGACATTTACCCATTTTATATTTGGGTTTTATATTTACTTTTAGGCGTTGTAATAGTTTTTTATTTATTTTCTACAATTCGATTAATTAAAAGATTTATTAACGGTGAATTATTTGAAAAAAGCACATACAATACTTTATTGTACAATGGGTTTGCTGTTATTAGTTTCACTTTAATAGATTCTTTATTAAATTTTATTAAAAATAATCAATTAGAAAAATATCTTGTAAACAGTAATTTCATTATTTCTGAGAATAATATGATTAATATTTCATCTCTATCTGCAGGTTTATTTACACTTGTATTCGCTATAGCCTTAAAACAAAGTATTCAAATGAAACAAGAAAACGATTTAACGATATAA
- a CDS encoding DUF349 domain-containing protein, which translates to MNTEMDNLQNADGEQLPKPATTNDSNTESYKTEELTNQEKISDISFKDYETFSFDVLINEAKNLLSKYDVQEIREHFNQIRDAFKAKLEEDEAAKKEAFLSEGGDELDFKYETSFRAKFNAVYNDFKNQLAVFHKENEKKESDNLKERLEIIDELKALYQEPSDSSAAMFKKFRELKTRWHNAGRIPSKNAENVFKNYFFHLDNFYTYLDMNKELQTLDYAHNLEVRQSIIKRAEELIGEQNVQKALNELQYLHRLWKEEAVPVQEDLREPTWQKFKELTNKIHDRKGELNEKIKQEQKDNLEKKNQIIARIKEISEQATTKSHGDWQKAISEINSLRENFITIGRVPKDKNSATWEAFKEVTRQFNHIKNDFYKNLKSEQQLNLEKKLALLEIAKQHTESTDWNASVQVIKKIQNDWKKIGHVPRKNSDKIWKEFKDTCNQFFDRYKKRHEQANQKLELNFEKKQAFLNDFKNQTISENKDEALKQLEEIQHNWTSLGKVPSEKISINQEFTDVYHKKLDALNLSKNELNDYKLKSFVNKVKSGNNGNLLDDEIRKTRKIIEDLEKEINQLDNNVHFFSNANENNPLLKDVYKQIDDKRKKLIEAEIKLKTLFNIDFNA; encoded by the coding sequence ATGAATACTGAAATGGATAACCTGCAAAATGCAGACGGAGAACAATTACCTAAACCTGCAACTACAAACGACTCTAACACGGAATCTTACAAAACGGAAGAGTTAACGAACCAAGAAAAAATAAGCGATATTTCGTTCAAAGATTACGAAACATTTAGTTTTGATGTTTTGATTAACGAAGCAAAAAATCTATTAAGCAAATATGATGTTCAAGAGATTCGCGAGCATTTTAATCAAATTCGTGATGCATTCAAAGCTAAATTAGAAGAAGATGAAGCTGCGAAAAAAGAAGCTTTCTTAAGTGAAGGTGGTGATGAATTAGATTTTAAATACGAAACATCTTTTAGAGCAAAATTTAACGCTGTTTACAACGATTTTAAAAATCAATTAGCAGTTTTTCATAAAGAAAACGAAAAAAAGGAATCTGATAATTTAAAAGAACGTTTAGAAATTATTGACGAATTGAAAGCCTTGTATCAAGAACCAAGTGATTCTTCGGCGGCAATGTTCAAGAAATTTCGTGAGTTAAAAACTCGTTGGCACAATGCAGGAAGAATTCCGAGCAAAAATGCTGAAAATGTATTCAAAAATTATTTTTTCCACTTAGATAATTTCTACACATATTTGGATATGAATAAGGAATTGCAAACATTGGATTATGCACATAATCTGGAAGTTCGTCAATCGATTATCAAACGTGCAGAAGAATTAATTGGAGAGCAAAACGTGCAAAAAGCCTTGAATGAATTGCAATATTTGCATCGTTTATGGAAAGAAGAAGCCGTTCCTGTACAAGAAGATTTGCGCGAACCAACGTGGCAAAAATTCAAAGAATTAACAAATAAAATTCATGACCGTAAAGGTGAATTGAATGAAAAAATAAAACAAGAGCAAAAAGATAATTTAGAAAAGAAGAATCAAATTATCGCTCGTATCAAAGAAATTTCTGAGCAAGCAACAACAAAATCGCATGGCGATTGGCAAAAAGCTATTTCTGAAATAAACTCTTTGCGTGAGAACTTTATCACAATTGGACGTGTTCCGAAAGATAAAAATTCTGCAACTTGGGAAGCTTTCAAAGAAGTGACAAGACAATTTAATCACATCAAAAATGATTTCTATAAAAATCTAAAATCAGAGCAACAACTGAATCTTGAAAAGAAATTGGCTTTGTTAGAAATTGCAAAACAACATACGGAAAGCACGGATTGGAATGCTTCTGTACAAGTGATTAAAAAAATCCAAAATGATTGGAAAAAAATTGGTCATGTTCCAAGAAAAAATTCAGACAAAATCTGGAAAGAATTCAAAGATACATGTAATCAATTCTTTGATCGTTACAAAAAACGTCACGAACAAGCAAATCAAAAATTGGAACTAAATTTCGAAAAGAAACAAGCTTTCTTAAACGATTTCAAAAATCAAACGATTTCTGAAAACAAAGATGAAGCGTTGAAACAATTAGAAGAAATTCAACATAATTGGACAAGTTTAGGAAAAGTTCCATCAGAAAAAATTTCAATCAATCAAGAATTTACAGATGTTTACCACAAAAAATTAGATGCTTTAAATCTTTCTAAAAATGAATTGAACGATTATAAGTTGAAATCATTTGTCAATAAAGTAAAATCTGGAAATAATGGAAATTTATTGGATGATGAGATTAGAAAAACACGTAAAATAATTGAGGATTTAGAAAAAGAAATCAATCAATTGGATAATAATGTACATTTCTTTTCGAATGCAAATGAGAACAATCCTTTATTAAAAGACGTTTACAAGCAAATTGACGATAAACGAAAAAAATTAATTGAAGCAGAAATCAAACTGAAAACATTATTCAATATTGATTTTAATGCATAA
- a CDS encoding DedA family protein produces MQSIIEFITNFVQRPDKVLMDIINNYGYWIYVILFLIIFAETGLIIMSFLMPFLPGDALIFSIGMIAASDDQNHLHIEYIIPLLMVAAILGDNVNYYVGRKFGGWILGRKDSWFLKKKHIEKATEFFNENGKKAIIIARFMPVVRTIIPFICGVTNLNYRTFITYSFIGAVLWVGVISLLGHTLGQFDIVKNNLEKFIFGIILLANMPLIIRIVKAQFNKNKTEE; encoded by the coding sequence ATGCAATCTATTATTGAGTTTATCACCAATTTTGTTCAACGCCCAGACAAGGTATTAATGGACATTATCAATAATTACGGTTATTGGATATATGTTATTTTATTCCTGATAATTTTCGCTGAAACTGGTTTAATTATCATGTCATTTTTAATGCCTTTTTTACCTGGAGATGCACTAATCTTTTCGATTGGAATGATTGCAGCAAGCGATGACCAAAACCATTTGCATATCGAATATATTATTCCGTTACTGATGGTTGCAGCAATTCTTGGTGATAACGTAAATTATTATGTTGGACGAAAATTTGGCGGTTGGATTTTAGGACGAAAAGACTCATGGTTTCTTAAAAAGAAACATATCGAAAAAGCAACAGAATTTTTTAACGAAAATGGTAAAAAAGCAATTATTATTGCTCGTTTTATGCCTGTTGTTCGTACTATAATTCCATTTATTTGTGGTGTTACAAACCTTAATTATCGCACATTTATTACCTATAGTTTTATAGGTGCGGTGCTTTGGGTTGGCGTTATTTCGCTTTTGGGACACACATTAGGTCAGTTTGACATTGTAAAAAATAATTTAGAGAAATTCATTTTCGGAATTATATTATTGGCGAATATGCCGTTGATTATCCGAATCGTGAAAGCTCAATTCAATAAAAATAAAACAGAAGAATGA
- a CDS encoding hydrogenase maturation nickel metallochaperone HypA/HybF gives MHELSIVKDIFDTLNEHYDSKIEDIEKVQITAGLLSNVQPVLIQNAFDAFIADNQNYNEIELEVLVNEIVAYCEHCHKNFEVKYHKFVCEDCSTPSSTIVKGNELFISQVIFKNK, from the coding sequence ATGCACGAATTAAGTATTGTCAAAGACATATTTGATACGTTGAACGAGCACTATGATTCGAAGATAGAAGATATAGAAAAAGTTCAAATTACAGCTGGGCTTTTATCAAATGTTCAACCTGTTTTAATCCAAAATGCATTTGATGCATTTATAGCTGATAACCAAAATTATAATGAAATCGAGTTAGAGGTTTTAGTCAATGAAATTGTGGCGTATTGCGAACATTGTCACAAGAATTTCGAAGTCAAATATCACAAATTTGTTTGCGAAGATTGCTCAACACCGTCCAGCACAATTGTCAAAGGAAATGAGCTTTTTATCTCGCAAGTCATCTTTAAAAATAAATAA
- a CDS encoding acyltransferase family protein, which produces MLNSLTSLRFFFAFVVFLSHLTFVKTDLAWYNYLKNNVFFEGYLGVGFFFILSGFVLALNYEKKVIDNPNFDKKKFYIARIARIYPLHVLTFCAMLPFVIINVWQGYFHWDIASANLFLLQSYIPVKDFYFSINNVSWSISTELFFYLMFPFYVIWLHKFPKLKYILLLIIPIIIFAEPYFRTNMKLEKAIFYINPIVRSFDFILGIITCQIYKKIKDTPISFSKGTLLEIIAITVLAIFFYFHDDVARAFRYGIYYWIPMVGIVLIFALQKGFFSKILQHKTLVYLGEISFAFYMIHMIVIKYGNQYLPKINDFQKIGIYFVIALILSALTFEYFEKPVAKWIKSKVK; this is translated from the coding sequence ATGCTAAATAGCTTAACTTCTTTACGTTTTTTCTTTGCTTTTGTAGTTTTCTTAAGCCATTTAACGTTTGTAAAAACCGATTTAGCTTGGTATAATTATCTAAAAAATAACGTCTTTTTCGAAGGTTATCTTGGTGTTGGTTTTTTCTTTATTTTGAGCGGATTTGTTTTGGCGCTTAATTACGAAAAGAAAGTCATCGACAATCCAAATTTTGACAAAAAGAAGTTTTATATCGCGCGAATTGCTCGTATTTATCCGCTTCATGTCCTAACATTTTGTGCCATGTTACCGTTTGTTATCATCAATGTTTGGCAAGGTTATTTTCATTGGGATATTGCAAGTGCGAACTTATTTTTATTACAATCTTATATTCCGGTAAAAGACTTTTATTTCTCTATTAATAACGTTTCGTGGAGTATTTCGACCGAATTATTTTTCTATTTAATGTTTCCTTTTTATGTGATTTGGTTGCATAAATTCCCGAAACTGAAATATATTTTATTACTAATTATTCCGATTATCATTTTTGCTGAACCTTATTTCAGAACAAATATGAAGTTGGAGAAAGCAATTTTTTACATCAATCCAATTGTTCGCAGTTTCGATTTTATTTTAGGAATTATTACCTGTCAAATCTATAAAAAGATAAAAGATACGCCCATCAGTTTTTCGAAAGGAACTTTATTAGAAATCATTGCAATTACAGTTTTGGCAATCTTTTTTTACTTCCACGATGATGTTGCGAGAGCTTTTCGTTACGGAATTTATTATTGGATTCCCATGGTTGGAATTGTCCTAATTTTTGCTTTACAAAAAGGTTTCTTTTCGAAAATTCTTCAACATAAAACATTGGTTTATTTAGGTGAAATCAGTTTTGCGTTTTACATGATTCATATGATTGTGATAAAATATGGAAATCAATATTTACCTAAAATCAATGATTTTCAGAAAATTGGGATTTATTTTGTAATTGCTTTAATTCTAAGTGCATTAACGTTTGAATATTTTGAGAAACCCGTTGCGAAGTGGATCAAAAGTAAAGTGAAGTAG
- a CDS encoding DUF4290 domain-containing protein, producing the protein MEYNTLRSQLIIPEYGRHIQEMVNHCKTIKDETERNGFAEIIIEVMGELNPHLRDVPDFQHKLWDQLFIMAEFDLDVKSPYPIPTKKDTVNSKPNKVEYPKSIYKYRYYGNNIRKMIDVAVTWEEGEKREGLYFAIANHMKKCYLLWNKDTVDDQVIFNHLYELSDGKIDLRKVDDHLVSPDRLNSNNNHSNNNQNNRNYQNNNRNHQNNNNRNNNQNSNNRQNNNNRNNQNNNNRNQNVRNNKG; encoded by the coding sequence ATGGAATATAATACACTTCGTTCGCAATTGATTATTCCAGAATATGGTCGTCATATTCAAGAAATGGTAAATCATTGTAAAACAATAAAAGACGAAACAGAACGCAACGGATTTGCCGAAATTATAATTGAAGTAATGGGAGAATTAAATCCTCACTTGCGTGATGTACCAGATTTTCAACACAAACTTTGGGATCAACTTTTTATCATGGCTGAATTTGATTTGGATGTAAAATCTCCTTATCCAATTCCGACAAAAAAAGATACGGTAAATAGTAAACCAAATAAAGTAGAATATCCAAAAAGCATCTATAAATACAGATATTACGGAAACAATATTCGTAAAATGATTGATGTTGCTGTAACGTGGGAAGAAGGTGAAAAACGCGAAGGTTTGTACTTTGCGATTGCTAATCACATGAAAAAATGTTATTTACTTTGGAATAAAGATACAGTTGATGATCAAGTTATTTTTAATCATTTGTACGAATTATCTGATGGTAAAATTGATTTGAGAAAAGTTGATGACCACTTGGTTTCACCTGATCGTTTGAATTCGAATAATAATCATTCAAACAACAATCAAAACAATAGAAATTACCAAAACAATAATCGTAATCATCAAAATAACAACAATCGAAATAATAACCAAAATTCGAATAATCGTCAAAACAACAATAACAGAAATAATCAAAATAACAACAATCGAAACCAAAACGTTCGAAACAATAAAGGTTAA
- a CDS encoding M42 family metallopeptidase: protein MSTNNLFDQQSLDFLTKYLNTASPTGFESEGQKVWMDYIKPYVDEVKTDNYGSAYGVINPEAKYKVVIEAHADEISWFVNYISEDGLIYVIRNGGSDHMIAPSKVVNIHTKKGIVKGVFGWPAIHLRQAGKDEAPTPDKIWIDTGCTSKEEVLELGIHVGCVITYPDEFFTLNDRYFVCRAIDNRMGGFMIAEVARKLAENKDQLDFGLYVVNAVQEEVGLRGAEMITQTIKPNVAIITDVTHDTTTPMITKSKEGEQKCGDGPVVYYAPAVQNNVRELIIDAAEKNNIPFQRAASSRVTGTDTDAFAYSNGGVPSALISLPLRYMHTTVEMVHQADVKNVIELIYESVKTIKNEQSFKYHTV, encoded by the coding sequence ATGAGTACAAATAATTTGTTTGATCAACAATCTTTGGATTTTTTGACAAAATATTTAAATACAGCTTCACCTACAGGTTTTGAAAGTGAAGGACAAAAAGTTTGGATGGATTATATCAAACCATATGTAGATGAGGTAAAAACTGATAATTACGGATCTGCTTATGGAGTGATTAATCCTGAAGCGAAGTATAAAGTTGTGATTGAAGCGCATGCTGATGAAATTTCGTGGTTTGTGAATTATATTTCGGAAGATGGGTTGATTTATGTGATTCGTAACGGAGGATCAGATCATATGATTGCGCCTTCTAAAGTCGTAAATATTCATACTAAAAAAGGAATTGTAAAAGGAGTTTTTGGTTGGCCAGCTATTCATTTGCGTCAAGCAGGAAAAGACGAAGCGCCAACTCCAGATAAAATTTGGATTGATACAGGTTGTACATCGAAAGAAGAAGTTTTAGAACTTGGAATTCATGTTGGTTGTGTGATTACTTATCCAGATGAATTTTTTACGTTGAATGATCGTTATTTTGTTTGTCGTGCGATAGACAATAGAATGGGAGGGTTTATGATTGCTGAGGTTGCGCGTAAATTGGCAGAAAATAAAGATCAATTAGATTTTGGTTTATACGTTGTAAATGCGGTTCAGGAAGAAGTAGGATTGCGTGGTGCGGAAATGATTACGCAAACAATCAAACCAAATGTAGCAATTATTACGGATGTTACACACGATACTACAACTCCAATGATTACGAAATCGAAAGAAGGGGAGCAAAAATGTGGTGATGGCCCAGTTGTTTATTATGCGCCAGCGGTACAAAATAATGTACGCGAATTAATTATTGATGCAGCTGAGAAAAATAATATTCCTTTTCAGCGTGCGGCTAGTTCTCGTGTAACAGGAACGGATACAGATGCTTTTGCATATAGTAATGGTGGAGTACCTTCGGCTTTAATTTCGTTGCCGTTGCGTTATATGCACACAACTGTTGAAATGGTTCATCAAGCTGATGTAAAAAATGTCATCGAGTTGATTTACGAATCAGTGAAAACAATTAAAAACGAACAAAGTTTTAAATATCATACTGTTTAA